The genome window aatcaggggcgtctgaaaagatgcggtcagctcgcgtcacgtggttcggaggaaacacgggatagctttcgtcctcccgactgagtggtggtagtggccttgatgtgtgtgggagcctcctagtgacggggagtaattggccacgactagattggggagaaaatcggggggaaaaaagaattggacaggactaaaaaaaaaaaaaaaaaaaagtgttctcaAATCCTTctgtgattattaaaaaacagtATATATTGTCAGATTGGAAGTGTTGTACTTTGTCATGTATTTGCTGTTGCATAAAGCGGACTATGAAATAGTTATTTTCCACcaagtgcattattattattattattagttagtTATAGTATATATTGGTTATAGTTGTTTGGGTATGCCATTTATATTATGCcaaagtgtgtatgtatttgtaaTAGACCTGTATGATAATTTCCTTACTTACTTTCCATGTCAATTGAAGATTAAAGATGATTATGGGTTATTGATCAGCACTAATGTTGCATTTTGTACACATGCAGACAACTGAATCCTATGTATGAGGGCTATCTGCAGCATGATGCACAAGAGGTACTGCAGTGCATCCTCGCCTATATCCAGGAGGCTTGTGACACCATTAAGAAAGATCTTGGAACCAACCAAGCTGAAAAACCAGGGGAGTGTGAGCACATCACTAAAGGCACAACAACACTTACCCAAGAGGAAGAGGAAAGCTCTGATGGACAGCTGAGTGGGAAAAGGAAGAGTGACACAGAAGTGGGAAATGCCAAGAAGAAGCCCAAGTCTCAGGGCAAACCCAAAAAAACCGAAGAAGAATGCAGACCTTTCACCCGCTCAAAGAGGAAATCTTCCGGGGATATGGCTGGAAATCCTGTCAGTGCCCAGCCAGATGTGGCAGAGAAGGACAATAaggaaaaagagacagaaagtaACACGGAGGAAGAAAAGACCGAAGGAACCGCAAAGGATTCgaataaaaggaagaagaggGTGAAGCTGAACTGGCTAAAACCTTCAGGAAAGCAGCCCAGTATTTTCTCCAAATTCCGCAGCATGGGTCGAATCAGTTCTCACGTGGGAGACCGAGCAGAAAGCAAGGACCAGGACAAGAGTCACAGTGACCCTCAGGGTAAAGCCACATCCGAAAGTGAGAAGACCATCCAAAATCAAACAGGAACCGGAAGAGAAGGTATCTTCACACTATAAAAAGGCTGTACTGTTTTGCATGTGACTTCGTTCACGTGAAATTTAATTGCATACTCATAagggtgttttaaaaaaaaaaaaaaagtatagtgCCATTTGTTGCATTTTGGAAAGAACTTCAATTTTAACATGTTACCAGGAAGTGCGCGGAATGAGGTTGTGAGAtcgcgtttattaagtagatttcaattggaAACTCAAGTGCGTATTAACAGATGTACAGcggcatctgttgaatttttattttcaaggtcttttttttttttcttatatgatATGAGCGTTTCCacttaaatttcaaagtagcatatccTTTCTTTTCCCATGCACCGACTGCAaagaaacaaagcctatatgatACCTCAGGCTCGggcaaatacacctgtgaaaaccccattaaaatgaATTCACTTGTTTTTATGTAATGCGTGCACAGGCAGaccaaaaattccaaaaaccatcttgacATGTTCTCTTATTTATTTTGCGTTCTCCCGAAAGATTTTTTGgaaaatatatatgtacagacacaccaactttacagttttatttatgtacaaaTAAGAGCTTTATAGACTTGCATAGAGTTTTACACCACACTATTTCTCACAAGCAGAACTCCAAGGCTTGGATATGCTGAAGCAGCTGTTCCAGGGTCAGCTGGTGCTGAGGACGCGCTGCCTAGAGTGTGAGTGCTACACCGAGAGGAGAGAGGACTTCCAGGACATTAGTGTACCAGTGCAGGAGGAAGAGACCAGCTGTTCAGAGGCCAGTTCAGAGAGTGAGTGCTTTAAGAGAGCGTTCAGACAGAATGCTTGTTTTAATCTTTATGTGCTTATATTCAAAATAAAGAATGACGTGTAGTAGAACGTTAGGATTTTGGATCCATTTTTTTGCAGCTCATATTTAGTCTTTGCTCAGTGTCTTATTTGCTTTTCTCAGTTTCTCCAGATCCTAAGCCAGAACAGAAGACCCTGAGGTGGGCCATCTCTCAGTTCGCCTCTGTGGAGCGGATCGTCGGTCAGGATAAATATTTCTGCGAGACTTGTCACCACTACACTGAGGCGGAGAGAAGTCTCCTGTTTGACAAGACGCCTGAAGTTGTCACCATTCACCTTAAGTGTTTTGCAGCCAGTGGCTCTGAGtgagttttctctctcttgtttttAGAAACGGGTCTGGATTTCTAATAGTTAAGTGTTATTTCCGCTCATACGGAAGCAGTCATGATATTTTTggcgcatactgtatataaactttttccaagtgaCCACTGTAAAATATAGATAATCTGATATTCTTTGAATGAGCTTCATAtccttttactttattttacctTTAACTGTTTGATTTCTCAAATCATATTGCTCAGTTAGGAATCAATTAAATATTTCATAGCAGCTGCTTTATCATTAGCGACAGCTGTAACAGAAAGATTTAAGTTTGTTGCGGTAGTGCATTACATTGCTGTAAAGAATAAGTAGTGTTTCCATTCAACTAATTTATTTCTTGGTTTTTTTGGACAGGATGGACCCGTATGCTGGACTGTCAAAGGTGAACACGCCTCTTCTCACTCCCCTCAAACTCTCCTTGGACGAATGGACCACACGACCCTCTGGTGGGCACCAGGAGCACCACTACGGACTCTTCGCTGTGGTCATGCACAGCGGCGTGACCATCAGCAGCGGCCACTACACCACCTACATCCGCATGACGGAGCTCCACCGCACCCATCTCGATCCCCGGTCTCAGGAGGAAAGTCAGAAAGAGGAAGACGACGAGACTAAACCTCTGAAGACAGAAGAGGTTCCGCCACCAGACTACGATGACGGCGAGGTGTCCTTCAGCCTAAACTCTAAAGTGAAGAACATGGCTGACGGAACCAGTTTGCCTGGCAAAGCCGGAGGAAAGCGGTCCACAGAAGGGGTCGGTCTACTGGGAGGTCAGAGAAGCATCTCGAACTACGAGATCAGCGCCAGCAAACAGGTCGCCTCAGAGAAACCTGCTAACGTGCCCACTTACATCGGTTCTTCCGTGCAGAACGGAGTGGTaaagaaagagaaggaagaagaaggagaaggtgTGAAAGAAGAGAGCCAGGTGAGCTCGGACATGGCTTTACAGAACCTCCTGGACTACGAAGGGAAGTGGATGTTGTTTGATGACTCGGAGGTTAGACTGTTTGAGGAAGAAGAATTCCTACGTGCGTGTTCTCCCGAGACCTGTTCCACCTCCACACCTTACCTCCTCTTCTACAGGAAGGTCTCGGGAGAAATAAGATAAACGAAAACTAAATAATGTCCAACATTTGGAAAGAGGTGGCTTGTCATGGTTGCACAGGAAGCAAGTGGAGGTTTAAAGGAATACTCCAGGGATGAAAAACGAATTGGTCTTCCACATGTGAAGCATGCAGCATTACCCCAGCAAGCCACACGAGTAGAAATGTGTCGCCTATAACAAAGTTCCTGTCTGGGACATTTGCATGTGTGCTTCAAATGCAGAAggtgattgtttaaaaaaaaaaaaaaaacatgtattccTTAAATGCCTCATagctgtaaatatatatatgttttctatGCCATGATGCTGTATCTCTGCCTGTATGTGATTTTTCTATTCTTTTaatctattttctatttttctttttttttcttttttgttcctttaaaacattatatacatTCCAATGCACCTTGGCACTATCTAGTGCAACTAACGTCCTGTTCTCCATTGGCCCGAAACAAGTCAGGTAAATTGCTTGTGCACTGGTTAAAATTtggacgtgttttttttttttttttttttttttcccccggatatcatgtgtgtatatatatatatatatatataccctatatatatatatttttattcctgATGTACAGCTTCAAATTATTCACAGGAGGACTGGGTGTAAATACACTGTAGAGAGTAATGTTTAGTCTCAATATGACAGTGTTTTCCGTTAGAACCAAAGTGAAGAAACCTAGAGACGAGCCATTTGCACACAGACATGAGCTTCAGAAGTTCAGGGTTTGTTCAGATTCAATAGAGGACtgtatttttatgaattttatcCTATTGGCCTGCATTCCAGTAAGAACTTCACCAGTTCTTTGCGCCTTGTTCTTCAGAAGTAGTGTATTCAGTGGATCGTTTTTCTTAAATAAGCTCCAGTTTGAGTGAGATGTCGGGATGAGTAAATAGTAAGAGAATAGAGGTGAAGCACAATCAGTGTCTGATCTCTTCTATTCACATCAAAGATAAAACCAGTAACTAGAAACAATATGTAAAGACTTTACTACTACTTCCCACCCTTATGGAGAAGTTGTATGTGACTACAGGAAAGGCAGTTAGATCAGATCCCGGGGCAAAACACAGTACGTATGTGTGTAAATTCCTTTGACCTTTCTATTTTTGTGCCTTTTTGTAGATTCTTATACACCCAATAAACAATAGAATATTAAACATGAACTTGTATGCTTATCATCAATTAACCAATCTGTTTGACATtatgcattaaaatatttatttagtaaaatattCAAGGTAAACAAAAGCTACAtaaaattattcaaatgtttaaaacatttcaataactttaaacaaatgtaaaaaaaaatgtgaaaaaaatccaTGATAAATAatggtactttttttttgcgCTTGCTTTTCATTCAGATTAAATAGTAAACTGTCAAAATCGTACCATTTGTGATAAACTGCTTGAGGacacactgtttaaaaaaaaaagtgcacacaATATTAGAGTTTTGATACAGGCTGAAAAGGGTGGAACAGGTCGTTTTTGTAAACCCGTACAAAAGTGGAATGACACTACCATAAcacttatttttagctttatccATTCTGGCAaaaacactgatttttttttttttttctcccacccCACCCAAGAAGAGTTAAATATttacaagcaaataaataaaatgccaaGCTTTTTCCTCATCACATCTGGTCTTCCTCACATGTCAAGCTTACGGAGACTCATTCTGCTAAAGGAGTCcctggagggggaaaaaaaaaggagattatGAGAAATCTGATCTGTACAGGCTTGTGTTATTAAACAGTGCTTTATGTCTATATAGGGTGTCCCAGAAAAATTGACAATTTTGTAGCGAAACATGTTAAAATTTGTGATCATTCTAACAAGAATTGGTTGTTAGACTATAAAATTATCTCAAATTTTTTAACAAGATGTTTTAACAGTGATGTTGGTTAAAAACATTGTGCTGTTGAAATGACCACCACGTTCACTTAGACACCTTGATTTTTTCTATGGGGCCACAGTAGGTGAAAGGACTGGTCTTTATCTCCCCTCTTTCTACAATCTTAGAGAACTTCAGCAGAGAATGTTATGCAAGATATGCTACAGTGTGTTTGGCAGAAGCCACTGACTCAATACCTATCTGAGCGTGCGCATATTGAACATGTGTGAAGCTTTGTGAAATCAGTTATAAAATCTATATCTGTTTGAATATGTTGTTAAAAGTTTCAaatatttttcaacatgaagcCTATTTAATTTCGTTTGCCTAGGATATGTAGTTACTCGGATATTCATATctcaaataatgtaattttttttaggacaccctgtatataaaatcataattgCCACTGAGATTCCTGCAAAAACAAGAGTTAATTTGGAAGTTCTACCTTGTCAAGCTGTCCGTTTGCTGCTTGGCGAGttagcaaaagaaaaaataatcagaaatgTAATGTACATGTTAGTGACTACTTATGTAAATATCTGCTTTTATCAAGTCAAGAGTCCAGGTACCAGCTAGATTAATTAAGCGACATGGTCAGGAGATTCATGGCACAAAAAGtcaactgaaaaagaaaaaaaaaaagctagtgaTGCCATTCCAACTATgttcttgaaaaaaaataaataaataaaagcatgtttGACTAATGCAATGGAAACACTTGCTAGGAAAATAACGTGTGTAGCGGTCTGGGAAAACCATTCTTTTGTTTCTGTGGCTAATATCGAGAAAAAAGTAAGTTTTGCTGCCAATAAAATATACCTCAAATATAATGGAACAAAACCTATTTAGGCTATCTTCTAACTTCGCCTTGGCCTTTTGCCTACCAGGTTCATGTTGTGTAAGAGCGAGTTTAGCAAAACACAGAAGTCTAATAATCTACAGATAAAAATACCTTGCTAGCCAAGAGTGATTTCCACAGACAAACACGATTCGTACAGTGGACA of Clarias gariepinus isolate MV-2021 ecotype Netherlands chromosome 6, CGAR_prim_01v2, whole genome shotgun sequence contains these proteins:
- the usp1 gene encoding ubiquitin carboxyl-terminal hydrolase 1 isoform X1, encoding MPGVQSEGAAVGVGSPVRKNRLSLKFLQRKETKRALDFTEPQAEESNTAEPAEATSCDQVVPAPCPSSLPCEKRENLVPFVGLNNLGNTCYLNSILQVLYYCPGFKDAVKSLCQLSKSKDKPKEEDTKNAEGEASEVSMPVHMELLHSLQSLISSVEQLQSTFLFNPDKYNEGELATPPRRVLNTLRQLNPMYEGYLQHDAQEVLQCILAYIQEACDTIKKDLGTNQAEKPGECEHITKGTTTLTQEEEESSDGQLSGKRKSDTEVGNAKKKPKSQGKPKKTEEECRPFTRSKRKSSGDMAGNPVSAQPDVAEKDNKEKETESNTEEEKTEGTAKDSNKRKKRVKLNWLKPSGKQPSIFSKFRSMGRISSHVGDRAESKDQDKSHSDPQGKATSESEKTIQNQTGTGREAELQGLDMLKQLFQGQLVLRTRCLECECYTERREDFQDISVPVQEEETSCSEASSEISPDPKPEQKTLRWAISQFASVERIVGQDKYFCETCHHYTEAERSLLFDKTPEVVTIHLKCFAASGSEMDPYAGLSKVNTPLLTPLKLSLDEWTTRPSGGHQEHHYGLFAVVMHSGVTISSGHYTTYIRMTELHRTHLDPRSQEESQKEEDDETKPLKTEEVPPPDYDDGEVSFSLNSKVKNMADGTSLPGKAGGKRSTEGVGLLGGQRSISNYEISASKQVASEKPANVPTYIGSSVQNGVVKKEKEEEGEGVKEESQVSSDMALQNLLDYEGKWMLFDDSEVRLFEEEEFLRACSPETCSTSTPYLLFYRKVSGEIR
- the usp1 gene encoding ubiquitin carboxyl-terminal hydrolase 1 isoform X2; translation: MPGVQSEGAAVGVGSPVRKNRLSLKFLQRKETKRALDFTEPQAEESNTAEPAEATSCDQVVPAPCPSSLPCEKRENLVPFVGLNNLGNTCYLNSILQVLYYCPGFKDAVKSLCQLSKSKDKPKEEDTKNAEGEASEVSMPVHMELLHSLQSLISSVEQLQSTFLFNPDKYNEGELATPPRRVLNTLRQLNPMYEGYLQHDAQEVLQCILAYIQEACDTIKKDLGTNQAEKPGECEHITKGTTTLTQEEEESSDGQLSGKRKSDTEVGNAKKKPKSQGKPKKTEEECRPFTRSKRKSSGDMAGNPVSAQPDVAEKDNKEKETESNTEEEKTEGTAKDSNKRKKRVKLNWLKPSGKQPSIFSKFRSMGRISSHVGDRAESKDQDKSHSDPQGKATSESEKTIQNQTGTGREELQGLDMLKQLFQGQLVLRTRCLECECYTERREDFQDISVPVQEEETSCSEASSEISPDPKPEQKTLRWAISQFASVERIVGQDKYFCETCHHYTEAERSLLFDKTPEVVTIHLKCFAASGSEMDPYAGLSKVNTPLLTPLKLSLDEWTTRPSGGHQEHHYGLFAVVMHSGVTISSGHYTTYIRMTELHRTHLDPRSQEESQKEEDDETKPLKTEEVPPPDYDDGEVSFSLNSKVKNMADGTSLPGKAGGKRSTEGVGLLGGQRSISNYEISASKQVASEKPANVPTYIGSSVQNGVVKKEKEEEGEGVKEESQVSSDMALQNLLDYEGKWMLFDDSEVRLFEEEEFLRACSPETCSTSTPYLLFYRKVSGEIR